The following DNA comes from Candidatus Latescibacter sp..
TGCATTCGCTTCTATGATAAACCGGATTATGATTCCATCACAGGCGCCAATGCAATCCAGGGACCGCGGAGGCAGAATGTATCGATGCTGCTCCTGCCCACAACAACTTCACTTCTCAAATACCAGGCCGACTCCGGGGTGGAGGCAGTCGCCGCCCGCTGTGTGGATGCGGTCACGAACTATCATTATAATCCACTCTACCAGTTGAACAACGATTTCCTTAATCATGACTACAGCCGCCCAAACAATACCTATTCCAAATATATCGCCTTCGGAATATCGAATCAGACCCTCTGGATGATTCTTAAGGAAGCTTTACGGTTGAAAGACAGCAAACTGTTCGATACCATTGCGGAGAGGATAAAGCATCATGTTGAAATGGGGTGGGATGATGCCTATGGCGGCGTTTTCAGCACGTATTCCAATATAGAGACCAACACCCGGGATTGGAGCAAAACACTCCATAACCAGACAGAAGCGCTGGTCGGTCTCCTCTCCATCATCGAAAATTCCGGCGACCCCCGGGCGCAGGAGCTTTTCTCACAGGTATATACATTCACCATCCAGAAGTATGTGCTCAAGAAATACGGCTATCCCCTCTGGCAGCATGACGCCGACCGTTATGTTACCTATCAGCCGCATACCACCCGTGCGGAGCATTTCCATAATTCCCGTCACCTGATGATGAATCTCGCCGCTTTGAACCGGATGATCGGTAAATCGGAAATCACACAGGTGAATTCTGTTTTTGACCGGCCTGAAGAAATCCGGATCACTTCCGTTTATCCGAATCCATTTAATTTTTCTGGAACGATAGAATTTACCCTCCCCTTTCATGCTTTTATCAAGCTGGATGTGTACAATATATCCGGACAAAAAATCAAGGGATTGATATCCGGGTACAAAACCTCCGGTTTCTATAAGGCAGTCTGGAATGGAAAAGATGAAAAGGGGAAGGATGTATCGTCCGGAGTGTATATCGCAAAACTCATGGCGGGAAAACAGATTTCCACAATAAAAACAATGCTTTTGAGATAACTTCATTATTGTAGATAGGAGATAAACCATGAACCGCAGAGGATTTATCGGCGCTGCATGCGCCGCCGCGACAGCCTCGGCTTTACCGGGACTCCGGACTGAACAGGCATTTTGCGCGCCCGCAGTCCCGATTAGCAATTTGGGTGCATTATCTCTGAAAGAGCTGCTCGATCAATACCATTCATACCTGTTTGACGATTTTCTGCCCTTCATGGAAAAATATGTCATAGACCCTGATTACGGCGGCTTTCTGTTAAATACCGACCGTGATGGCGCCCGGCTCGGCACATCGAAAACCCCCACCAACGAAGGGCGTGGCATCTGGGTGTGGTCCTTCCTCTATAACGAGCTGGCCCACGAACAGAAATACCTGGATGTGGCGAAAAGGTCGCTGGATTTCATTCTCAAGAGCAAGCCGGAAGGGGATTCTTTGTGGGCCAGAACCCTTACCCGTGAGGGGAAAGCGGCTTCCAATGCCGACGT
Coding sequences within:
- a CDS encoding AGE family epimerase/isomerase, encoding LNRREFLRTACAAATASHCPGYRADKAFGAPAAQISLLAGFPLKELRDQYYSYLFDDFLPFMEKYVIDTQYGGFLWNCDRDGARLGTSKTPTNEGRGIWVWSFLYNELAHEQKYLDVAKKSLDLILKTMPEGDALWARTLTQDGKAAAAADVTIYGDLYIAAGIAEYAFAARDNGYWKLAKDIMEKCIRFYDKPDYDSITGANAIQGPRRQNVSMLLLPTTTSLLKYQADSGVEAVAARCVDAVTNYHYNPLYQLNNDFLNHDYSRPNNTYSKYIAFGISNQTLWMILKEALRLKDSKLFDTIAERIKHHVEMGWDDAYGGVFSTYSNIETNTRDWSKTLHNQTEALVGLLSIIENSGDPRAQELFSQVYTFTIQKYVLKKYGYPLWQHDADRYVTYQPHTTRAEHFHNSRHLMMNLAALNRMIGKSEITQVNSVFDRPEEIRITSVYPNPFNFSGTIEFTLPFHAFIKLDVYNISGQKIKGLISGYKTSGFYKAVWNGKDEKGKDVSSGVYIAKLMAGKQISTIKTMLLR